The sequence AGATACAGATAGTGCATTGCAGTCCGCTCAACTGGGCGAACCCACGGATGCGGCTGATTCCAACTCTGGCGATATTGATTTGGAAGAATATAGCGACGACGACACCGACCCCCTCGATGAATTACCCGGAGAGGTCGAAATGGGCTTCTTCGACCATTTAGAAGAGTTAAGACAGCGAATTTTTTACGGGCTGATTGCGGTAGTGGTGGCCATTGTCGGGTGTTTCTTCGCCGTTAAACCCATTGTTCAGTTACTAGAAGTTCCCGCACAAGGAATCAAATTTCTGCAACTGGCTCCTGGAGAATATTTCTTTGTCTCAGTCAAAGTTGCAGCCTACACAGGCTTGCTGCTTTCTAGTCCGTTCATCCTTTACCAAATTCTCCAGTTTGTCCTTCCTGGACTGACTCGCCGAGAACGCCGCTTAGTGGGGCCAGTGGTTTTAGGGTCAAGTGTGTTATTTGGTGCGGGGTTGGTATTTGCTTATTCTCTGCTCATCCCCGCAGCTTTGAGATTTTTCATCAGTTATGGCGCTGATGTTGTCGAGCAATTGTGGTCGATTGAGAAATATTTTGAATTTGTTTTACTGCTGTTATTCAGCGTTGGTTTAGCATTTCAAATTCCTGTAATTCAAATGCTGCTCGGCGCTTTGGGGATTATTTCTTCGGGACAAATGCTTTCTGGTTGGCGATTTGTAATCATGGGGTCTGTGGTTCTGGGCGCTATTCTCACACCCTCCACCGACCCCCTCACCCAAAGTTTATTAGCAGGGGCGGTGCTAGGACTTTACTTTGGTGGTATTGGCTTAGTGAAGCTGATAGGTAAATGACAACAGAGTCTAAAACAGAAAATTTCTGGATATTCTGACACCTCACTTTTTGTGTAGGATTTTATCGAATTGGATTGCCAGGAGTAAAGGTATGACTTCAGCATCAAATGGACAAGCAGCTATCATTCGTACAGAACGCGGACTGACGATCGCTCCTACACGCATTACCCTCTATGATGTGATAGATTATCTTGAATCAGGATGGTCGCCAAAACTCATCCGAGATTGGTTGCCTTTAACAGAAGGACAACTTGAAGTAGCACTCTCCTACATCGAAACCCACCGTGACGAGGTAGAAACTGAGTATCAAACCGTTTTGCAAACAGCGCAGGAAATCCAAGATTATTGGAACCAAAAGAATCGTGAACGGTTAGCAAAAATTGCCAAGATATCTCCCAAACCTGGACAGGAAGAAATTCATGCCAAGCTTCAAGCTTGGAAAACAAAACTAGGGCTAGCTCCATGATCGTTTTGGTTGACCACCATTTGGAGGGCTACATTATTCTATTACAAGGAGCTTTGGCAAATGGGGGATGGCTTGATTTGTTGTCAATCCGTTTTGTGTTGCTAGAAGAAGTTGGGCTAGCAGTTGATAGCAGTGACCGAGTAGTTTGGCGATTTGCTCAACAGAGTCAAATGATTCTTTTAACTGCTAATCGGAAGATGAAAGGCAGAGATTCTCTAGAGCAGACAATTCGAGAAGAAAATGCGCCTACATCGTTTCCTGTAGTAACGATTGGGAGAGTAGATAGGCTTAGTAACCGCGAATATCGAGAACAGTGTGCGGCTCGTCTTGTCGAAATTATCATGTATCCCGAAACTTGTGTAGGAGTTGGTCGAGTATTTATTCCGTAGAAATGAATGTCACAAATTAGCTACGAAGATTTTGAAAAAGTCGAAATTCGTGTTGGTAAAATTATCCAAGTAGAAGAGTTTACTAAAGCAAAAAAACCTGCTTATAAGCTATGGATAGATTTTGGTGATTTGGGTGTGAAAAAATCTAGTGCCCAAATTACCAAGCTTTATCAGCACGAGGATTTATTAGATAAATTAATATTAGCTGTTATCAATTTTCCGCCTCGACAAATTGCCGATTTTATGTCAGAGGTTTTAGTTTTAGGTGTGGTTTTAGATGACGGTGATGTGGTTTTAATTCAACCAGATAGAGCAGTGCCTTTAGGCAAAAGGATTTTATAGAAAAGCACCATTCCCATCAATCATAATATCCACTCCGAGGTGCGTTCACCCAAATCGAGAGGAATACTGACAGCTTTGCCCAGTCGGGGACGCTCGCGGGTTTGTGTAATAAATCTTTGCACTTGCGTTGTGCCACCCAAAGCATGAAGATAATTAGCAATAGTGTCCAGATGGGCTTGATACTCGTCCTCACTCATGGGGAAAGAGGCTTGCTCTAAATACTTCCACATGACTTGGAGAAATATCTTGCCTTGCGATCGCCGGAACTGGACATCATAAGAGTGTCCCCACTTGTCAACCAACATTTGACGTAATTCCTGTCCTGTCATAGCTTGTTTCATTGAGATTTTTACATTTAGTTATGATGTTAAGTTCCGTAACTCAAGTATGATAAGGATATAAAGAAATGTAATGCTAACAGAAAAGATGCTAGAAATATCTTGGAACACAGAAGTATGGCATCGTTGTAGGCGTTAGCATTTCGACTCAGACGGGAGTTACTTAAGTACTAGTGCTCTTGTCAAAATGCTTAACAAAATACACAAAGAGCGCGTAGATTATGGCTCAATTTTCTGAATCAGCAGACGTACCCGATATGGGGCGTCGTCAATTCATGAATCTGCTCACTTTTGGGACGATCACTGGAGTGGCTCTGGGAGCATTGTATCCCGTTGTTAAATACTTTATTCCACCTGCGACTGGTGGCAGTGGCGGCGGGACAACGGCAAAAGATGAGCTGGGCAACAATGTTAGTGCCGCTAAATTTCTAGACAGCCATAATGTAGGCGATCGCGCCCTAGTTCAAGGACTAAAAGGCGACCCGACTTATTTAGTTGTAGAAAGCAAAGAAGCGATCGGTGATTACGGCATTAATGCTATTTGTACCCACCTAGGTTGTGTAGTCCCCTGGAACGTGGCTGAGAACAAATTTAAATGTCCTTGCCACGGTTCCCAGTATGATGCAACAGGTAAGGTGGTACGCGGCCCAGCACCACTTTCATTAGCTCTGGCACATACCAAAGTTGAAGACGATGCAGTGGTTTTAACCCCTTGGACTGAAACCGACTTCCGCACCGGCGAAGCAGCTTGGTGGGCTTAATCAGTTAACTGTTAACAGTTAACGAATGACCGATAACCAATTCATCACCGAACCATTGTCCTTATTGAGATGAGAAATGCTTTTACAACGGCGAGGATAACTCGCAGCGCCAGAGCAATAGTAAAAACATTGCTCATAGCGATCGCCACCGTGACCTTTTTCTTCACCAGCGATCTAGCCCATCCCCAAGCTGCTGCTGCTTACCCCTTTTGGGCACAGCAAACCTATCCGGAAACCCCCCGCGAACCAACAGGGCGGATTGTTTGTGCTAACTGTCACCTAGCAGCCAAGCCTACGGAAGTTGAAGTTCCCCAGTCAGTACTACCCGATCAGGTATTTAAAGTTGCTGTCAAGATTCCCTACGACACCAGCCTGCAACAAGTAGGTGCTGATGGTTCTAAAGTAGGCTTAAACGTCGGTGCTGTATTAATGCTACCCGAAGGGTTCAAAATTGCTCCCGAAGAACGTTTAACTGAGGAGTTAAAAGAAGAAACTGAGGGATTATTTTATCAACCATACAGCGACGACAAAGAAAATATTGTCATCATCGGACCTCTACCCGGTGAGCAATATCAAGAAATTGTCTTCCCAGTACTTTCTCCCAACCCCGCAACTGACAAGAATATCCACTTTGGTAAATATTCAGTTCACGTCGGTGGAAACCGAGGCCGCGGACAAGTTTACCCCACTGGTGAAAAGAGCAACAACTCGGTTTATAACGCTTCTGCTACCGGCACAATTAGCAAAATTGCCAAAGAAGAAGACGAAGACGGTAACGTCAAGTATTTACTGAGTATTCAGAGTGAGTCTGGAGAGGTAGTTACTGACACCGTTCCCTTGGGCCCAGAACTGATTGTTTCTGAAGGACAAGCAGTGAAAGCGGGCGACGCTTTGACCAGCAATCCCAACGTTGGCGGATTCGGTCAACATGATGGAGAAATCGTT is a genomic window of Fortiea contorta PCC 7126 containing:
- the tatC gene encoding twin-arginine translocase subunit TatC, coding for MTPQDTDSALQSAQLGEPTDAADSNSGDIDLEEYSDDDTDPLDELPGEVEMGFFDHLEELRQRIFYGLIAVVVAIVGCFFAVKPIVQLLEVPAQGIKFLQLAPGEYFFVSVKVAAYTGLLLSSPFILYQILQFVLPGLTRRERRLVGPVVLGSSVLFGAGLVFAYSLLIPAALRFFISYGADVVEQLWSIEKYFEFVLLLLFSVGLAFQIPVIQMLLGALGIISSGQMLSGWRFVIMGSVVLGAILTPSTDPLTQSLLAGAVLGLYFGGIGLVKLIGK
- a CDS encoding DUF433 domain-containing protein yields the protein MTSASNGQAAIIRTERGLTIAPTRITLYDVIDYLESGWSPKLIRDWLPLTEGQLEVALSYIETHRDEVETEYQTVLQTAQEIQDYWNQKNRERLAKIAKISPKPGQEEIHAKLQAWKTKLGLAP
- a CDS encoding tRNA-binding protein, encoding MSQISYEDFEKVEIRVGKIIQVEEFTKAKKPAYKLWIDFGDLGVKKSSAQITKLYQHEDLLDKLILAVINFPPRQIADFMSEVLVLGVVLDDGDVVLIQPDRAVPLGKRIL
- a CDS encoding DUF3067 family protein, whose translation is MTGQELRQMLVDKWGHSYDVQFRRSQGKIFLQVMWKYLEQASFPMSEDEYQAHLDTIANYLHALGGTTQVQRFITQTRERPRLGKAVSIPLDLGERTSEWIL
- the petC gene encoding cytochrome b6-f complex iron-sulfur subunit produces the protein MAQFSESADVPDMGRRQFMNLLTFGTITGVALGALYPVVKYFIPPATGGSGGGTTAKDELGNNVSAAKFLDSHNVGDRALVQGLKGDPTYLVVESKEAIGDYGINAICTHLGCVVPWNVAENKFKCPCHGSQYDATGKVVRGPAPLSLALAHTKVEDDAVVLTPWTETDFRTGEAAWWA
- the petA gene encoding cytochrome f, translated to MRNAFTTARITRSARAIVKTLLIAIATVTFFFTSDLAHPQAAAAYPFWAQQTYPETPREPTGRIVCANCHLAAKPTEVEVPQSVLPDQVFKVAVKIPYDTSLQQVGADGSKVGLNVGAVLMLPEGFKIAPEERLTEELKEETEGLFYQPYSDDKENIVIIGPLPGEQYQEIVFPVLSPNPATDKNIHFGKYSVHVGGNRGRGQVYPTGEKSNNSVYNASATGTISKIAKEEDEDGNVKYLLSIQSESGEVVTDTVPLGPELIVSEGQAVKAGDALTSNPNVGGFGQHDGEIVLQDASRIQWLIAFIALVMTAQVLLVLKKKQVEKVQAAEMNF